In the genome of Podarcis raffonei isolate rPodRaf1 chromosome 17, rPodRaf1.pri, whole genome shotgun sequence, one region contains:
- the KIAA2026 gene encoding uncharacterized protein KIAA2026 homolog isoform X2 → MNLAQPEGQEEEEEGGGEEEEEEGGMEPPEDVAAADPAPVGCPLQEAAGGEGTSGWEQSLSPELQQARRILSEFLLEKHRPLTAPFLRPFGGGSQQEAEGGLQSGSAGSSSSSSSSSSQDPSSQDPPPPLSGMWLLKMEEKFSSGQYKGIADFVADFRLMLETCYRLHGVDHWLSKQAQKLEMMLEQKLALLSRLREQERKEAEEASQKEIEEWEKSLLSQASPTRMENMWEIPAIGHFLCLAQHILNLPEIVFYELERCLLMPQCSAFLSKIMTSLLSPPHRRSTLHRRPTLPYRTWEAALKQKVQQWYTAVGQTDNPDSCAEKLGLCPQFFKVLGEINPLEEKPFHELLFCQKVWLLKGLCDFVYETQKDVQDAVLGQPIHECREVILGYDYLEHAYVHFPQFCGADVRIYKQKPFHAPEFPAPPIKVRRVPRIKLEKVKCEYVSKSNGEVRLSAKEELSFTRAESGNNIGLAKMHLDCLDVAPENDTNSHSEEKIQRDCDFTIDCYKENRDKAVVPGDVVNFGGPLSPGEIRVVENGEKCGESSIVKTETTPLKENTLKTCQMHVNGNHSDNPDMNCHKVAKEATSENSVENKTLQFTKVRAKKKKKKKKKLKDILNESLQRKREIHLHSLKSYKPEIQNKLLMMKKKAKHKKHKSGKKSISKKAVTKKRKSVTKAAVPEFQLICTNLDELRELIRKIENELKDVENVKKKSGRWYHRKQAVKELHCTLLRLLNELLPWEPKLMKAFQRNRSRLKKDYDDFKKQPDHDKFTREQWTNEDGEVNTGMEVSTKATSESPEHNELLKRDYTDTEDMKLSEMELAAGKSRLLRKELACKEIQKMVPKSFKRQSKQNSYLDDSTREFSPRKKLKLSTGDTTVYGTENDLSIDGGLNKPKQTESSSSESLDTTDSPPSISSLIKGTKPIQALLAKNIGNKVTLTSQLPPAAGRSISTSEKLIMSPIGSSPVKPVLPCQASSKSPLQVLYKIPDGHCMPIDLHNNSLKIQVQPVADCKPGEKTTGEKLMQQVLILPKNFLIQHREGKSVAKEIPPLQQKTNEQHRFSLPQSTAVNTTLAPAFPASVINAATAFLPGTNFKKNTTHLPQGANAAKGLSALPSVSATGNVLASVVKMSQSETTKTKTVVSSTSFPVTSSTVQALTTTLPPSVSSCTSGSSPRLASPQKSDADEPKQELKTVCIRDSQSILVRTRGGNTGIVKVQTNSDQISPSNLSPGSVFTYTPQLQAFLVPKSTQLSTSTFSAATTVVSNIPALIQSSPTTSVSIPAVPSGVNQGIGKNMMFAFGQPTNSSTLGHGMQKTVHLSSPTFLSPMSSSNITMPAHLNSSGNANSISPGNSGQNAICNTQASFINQQADVNSMNSPVTQPEATPISSGSVVSGTQIQKLMLVTNPPLLPACGTAGVNLVPAPTSTGITAQKLVFINRPLANIQSNTGLTAEPFKQTFSPSIGKAFVKSTEQPQLVLIPSTVGASLKVNPSPTVSQIKDVKIGLNIGQAIINSTANAPSVPPINIMQSAAPKDAEEKSSQGVILPLSNDGLVPLCSSLAKSVAPVEESLSLTTRAISTVTTTTCLDAASAALSGTTSGTWSTALAGGTDTSTKVTPVLTTRLRTSNVGNTVAISTVKTGHLASSVLISTTPPAHPSLSSTFQLPGTVALPRPVNSAPKMIPTAPQLPAVSSVVQCMPLSKGQQSTLVQFQSPRIPAAVPTNGSAPKPQTVLAPNPPNKGKIVSFSNLVSLPCQPLPPNFVKPAPAFTSAPTAATTQTVPASPSIAGNVGGQLNESCVQQKIIINTCTPLAPGTQIMISGTRFIVPPQGLGAGSHVLLISTNPKLGPLLTVNNGHGLQGVSPPSPSPQKTTQVLSNALSWQPSKQPLKSSTKIVNALGTANPLPIVHAAPQVANSAAKPSAPSFAATLSAPLVTTRPGGLAKTSLVCATHTDNSQLQSSTPVLHLDTSIKKLMVSPEGAILNAIKTPTSKSSSLPSSFSPDIVSTTRSPAVVFPNFLKPNIGVPNTAAS, encoded by the exons gCTTCGAGAGCAAGAGAGAAAAGAGGCAGAAGAAGCTAGccaaaaagaaattgaagaatgGGAGAAGTCTCTTCTGTCTCAAGCATCCCCTACTCGGATGGAAAACATGTGGGAAATCCCAGCTATTGGTCATTTCCTTTGTTTAGCACAGCATATTTTAAATTTGCCTGAAATAGTCTTTTATGAGCTAGAACGCTGCCTTCTGATGCCTCAGTGTAGCGCTTTTTTGTCTAAAATAATGACTTCTTTGCTAAGTCCTCCTCATCGGAGATCTACCTTGCATCGAAGGCCAACTCTTCCTTACAGGACTTGGGAAGCAGCACTTAAGCAGAAAGTACAGCAGTGGTATACAGCTGTGGGGCAAACGGACAATCCTGACAGTTGCGCAGAGAAACTTGGTCTTTGTCCTCAGTTTTTTAAAGTCCTTGGGGAAATTAATCCTTTGGAGGAAAAACCATTTCATGAGCTCCTGTTTTGTCAAAAAGTATGGCTGCTGAAAGGCCTCTGTGACTTTGTGTACGAGACCCAGAAAGATGTGCAAGATGCAGTACTTGGGCAGCCTATCCACGAGTGCAGGGAGGTGATACTGGGCTATGACTACTTAGAGCATGCCTATGTTCACTTCCCACAGTTCTGTGGTGCAGATGTACGGATTTACAAGCAGAAACCTTTTCATGCCCCTGAGTTTCCAGCTCCTCCCATTAAGGTGAGAAGAGTACCGCGGATTAAACTGGAGAAAGTGAAATGTGAATATGTCTCCAAAAGCAACGGCGAAGTTAGACTTAGCGCTAAAGAAGAGCTGTCTTTCACAAGGGCAGAATCTGGAAACAATATCGGCTTAGCAAAGATGCACTTGGACTGTTTGGATGTGGCCCCAGAAAATGACACAAATTCCCACAGTGAAGAGAAAATTCAAAGGGACTGTGACTTTACAATAGATTGCTACAAAGAAAATCGAGATAAAGCCGTTGTTCCAGGAGATGTTGTTAACTTTGGGGGGCCCCTCAGCCCAGGAGAAATCAGGGTTGTGGAAAATGGGGAGAAATGTGGTGAATCTTCCATAGTGAAAACCGAGACTACCCCGTTAAAGGAGAACACTCTTAAAACTTGCCAGATGCATGTGAATGGGAATCACAGCGACAATCCAGACATGAATTGCCACAAAGTTGCAAAAGAAGCTACATCAGAGAATtctgtagaaaacaaaacactaCAGTTTACTAAAGTgcgagcaaagaagaagaaaaagaagaaaaagaaattgaaagataTTTTGAATGAAAGCCTTCAGAGAAAGCGTGAGATTCACCTCCACTCATTGAAATCGTATAAACCTGAGATCCAGAATAAGTTGCTCATGATGAAAAAGAAAGCCAAACATAAGAAGCACAAATCGG GAAAGAAATCAATATCTAAAAAAGCAGTTACAAAGAAGAGGAAATCTGTTACGAAGGCTGCTGTTCCAGAATTTCAG CTTATTTGCACTAATCTTGATGAACTCAGGGAATTAATTAGAAAAATTGAGAATGAACTCAAAGATGTGGAGAATGTTAAAAAGAAATCG GGAAGATGGTATCACCGAAAGCAAGCTGTAAAAGAACTACACTGTACTCTGCTGCGACTGCTCAATGAATTGCTGCCATGGGAACCAAAACTAATGAAGGCTTTTCAAAGAAACAG GTCTCGGTTAAAAAAGGATTATGATGACTTCAAAAAGCAGCCAGATCATGATAAATTTACAAGAGAACAGTGGACTAATGAGGATGGTGAAGTAAATACTGGCATGGAGGTTTCCACTAAAGCAACGAGTGAGTCCCCCGAGCACAACGAACTTCTGAAAAGGGATTATACAGATACAG AGGACATGAAACTGTCAGAAATGGAACTTGCTGCAGGAAAATCCAGACTGTTAAGGAAAGAACTGGCTTGCAAAGAAATACAGAAGATGGTGCCTAAATCTTTTAAACGCCAGTCCAAGCAAAACAGTTACCTAGATGATAGCACAAGAGAGTTTTCACCAAGGAAAAAGCTGAAATTAAGCACAGGTGATACCACAGTCTATGGTACGGAAAATGACTTGTCAATTGATGGTGGCTTGAATAAACCCAAACAAACAGAATCCTCATCTTCAGAATCATTGGACACGACAGACTCGCCACCATCAATATCAAGCTTAATAAAAGGGACCAAACCCATCCAGGCCTTGCTTGCTAAGAATATTGGGAACAAAGTGACCTTAACAAGTCAGCTTCCACCTGCTGCAGGTAGAAGCATTTCTACGTCTGAAAAACTGATTATGTCACCTATAGGTTCTTCCCCAGTCAAACCAGTGTTGCCCTGCCAGGCCAGTTCCAAGAGCCCATTACAAGTGTTATACAAAATACCTGATGGCCACTGCATGCCAATAGACTTGCATAACAATTCACTGAAAATTCAGGTGCAGCCTGTGGCCGATTGTAAACCAGGAGAAAAAACCACAGGAGAGAAACTCATGCAGCAGGTCCTTATTTTGCCTAAAAATTTCCTTATCCAGCACAGAGAGGGTAAAAGTGTCGCAAAAGAAATTCCGCCATTGCAGCAGAAGACGAACGAGCAGCACCGTTTTTCTCTTCCGCAGTCAACAGCTGTCAACACTACTTTAGCTCCTGCCTTTCCAGCTTCGGTTATAAATGCTGCTACTGCGTTTCTTCCCGgcacaaattttaaaaagaatactaCACATTTGCCGCAAGGAGCTAATGCAGCAAAGGGTCTTTCGGCGTTGCCCTCTGTATCAGCCACAGGCAACGTGTTGGCGTCAGTGGTGAAAATGAGCCAAAGTGAGACTACTAAAACTAAGACTGTTGTTTCAAGTACCTCATTCCCTGTCACTTCATCTACAGTTCAGGCGCTGACAACAACACTACCACCAAGTGTTTCTTCTTGCACCAGCGGTTCCTCTCCAAGACTAGCATCCCCGCAGAAAAGTGACGCTGACGAACCTAAACAGGAGCTGAAAACAGTCTGCATCAGAGATTCGCAATCCATCCTTGTTAGGACGCGAGGTGGGAACACAGGAATCGTTAAGGTGCAGACAAATTCAGACCAGATTTCCCCTAGTAACTTATCTCCAGGTTCCGTTTTCACATACACACCTCAGCTTCAGGCATTTTTAGTGCCAAAATCCACACAATTGTCAACCTCTACCTTTTCGGCTGCGACAACAGTCGTATCTAATATCCCAGCACTTATCCAGTCCTCTCCCACAACTTCTGTTTCCATTCCAGCTGTTCCCAGTGGTGTAAATCAGGGAATAGGGAAAAACATGATGTTTGCATTTGGGCAACCAACGAACAGTTCTACGCTAGGTCATGGAATGCAAAAAACTGTACATTTGTCCTCTCCCACTTTCTTATCTCCAATGTCATCATCTAATATCACCATGCCGGCACATCTTAACAGCTCTGGTAATGCAAATAGCATTTCGCCAGGTAATAGTGGGCAGAATGCCATATGCAATACCCAGGCTTCTTTTATTAATCAGCAAGCTGATGTAAATAGTATGAACTCTCCTGTCACACAGCCTGAGGCCACACCTATAAGCAGTGGAAGTGTTGTGAGTGGCACTCAAATTCAAAAACTTATGTTGGTCACAAATCCCCCCCTTCTTCCCGCTTGCGGAACTGCAGGAGTCAACCTCGTCCCTGCTCCAACATCCACTGGCATTACCGCCCAGAAACTGGTTTTCATTAATAGACCACTTGCCAATATTCAGTCAAATACCGGTTTGACCGCAGAGCCCTTTAAACAGACCTTCTCTCCTTCGATTGGAAAAGCATTTGTTAAAAGCACAGAGCAGCCTCAGTTAGTCCTGATTCCATCTACCGTGGGAGCATCGCTGAAAGTTAATCCATCGCCAACGGTTTCTCAAATAAAAGATGTAAAAATAGGACTTAATATTGGCCAGGCCATCATAAATAGCACAGCTAATGCCCCGAGTGTTCCACCAATTAACATTATGCAATCCGCAGCTCCCAAAGATGCAGAAGAGAAAAGTAGCCAGGGTGTAATTTTGCCATTGTCAAATGATGGTTTGGTTCCTCTGTGTTCAAGCTTGGCAAAGAGTGTTGCACCAGTCGAAGAGTCTCTGAGTCTTACAACAAGAGCAATTtctacagtaacaacaacaacatgtttagaTGCTGCTTCTGCGGCATTGAGTGGAACCACTTCTGGAACATGGTCTACTGCCTTGGCTGGTGGAACAGATACTTCAACAAAAGTCACACCCGTTTTAACTACTCGACTGCGTACCTCTAATGTCGGAAATACTGTAGCTATATCAACTGTGAAAACGGGACACCTTGCTTCATCAGTACTAATTTCAACGACTCCACCAGCTCATCCAAGCTTGTCATCTACTTTTCAATTGCCAGGTACAGTTGCCTTGCCCAGACCTGTGAATAGTGCCCCCAAAATGATACCAACAGCCCCTCAATTGCCAGCAGTTTCCTCTGTTGTACAGTGTATGCCCCTTTCGAAAGGTCAACAGTCCACACTCGTTCAGTTTCAGTCACCCAGAATTCCAGCTGCAGTGCCAACAAATGGAAGTGCTCCCAAACCTCAAACTGTATTGGCCCCCAATCCACCAAATAAAGGTAAAATTGTTAGCTTTTCTAACTTAGTTTCCCTACCTTGTCAGCCGCTGCCTCCTAATTTTGTAAAGCCCGCCCCTGCTTTCACTTCTGCTCCTACTGCCGCCACCACTCAGACTGTTCCAGCTTCACCATCCATAGCTGGCAATGTAGGAGGACAGCTGAACGAGTCTTGTGTTcaacaaaaaataattattaacaCGTGTACACCTTTGGCACCTGGAACTCAGATAATGATCAGTGGCACTCGGTTCATTGTTCCACCTCAGGGTCTCGGAGCTGGCAGCCACGTCCTTCTCATCTCTACAAATCCAAAACTTGGCCCTCTTTTAACTGTTAATAATGGCCATGGGCTTCAAGGTGtatcccctccttctccttctccccagaAGACTACACAAGTGTTGAGCAATGCATTAAGCTGGCAGCCGTCAAAACAGCCTTTGAAAAGCTCTACCAAAATCGTGAACGCTCTTGGGACTGCGAACCCCCTGCCAATTGTACATGCAGCGCCACAAGTTGCAAACAGCGCTGCAAAACCAAGCGCCCCATCTTTTGCAGCAACATTGTCTGCGCCTTTGGTAACCACCCGGCCCGGCGGCCTGGCTAAAACGTCTTTGGTTTGTGCCACTCACACTGATAACTCACAGTTGCAAAGCAGTACACCTGTATTACATCTAGACACATCTATAAAAAAACTGATGGTCAGCCCAGAAGGAGCCATTCTGAATGCTATAAAGACTCCAACATCGAAATCTTCCTCTCTACCGTCGTCCTTCTCTCCTGACATCGTTTCCACAACCAGGAGTCCTGCTGTTGTCTTCCCTAATTTTCTGAAACCCAACATAGGCGTGCCTAACACAGCTGCATCTTAA